A single window of Prosthecochloris marina DNA harbors:
- a CDS encoding carbon monoxide dehydrogenase, producing MADKKKYTYEDELTGSRMAPDYTPGMPLKDRIKLVHRLNYSKEEMVKHTANKAVAEMVDFMGKHDICSTFDRFAQQHPQCGYGLTGACCAFCSYGPCRVTEKTPLTVCGKDVDLVVAGNALRRLAAGLSAHGAHAREVFISLKAAAEGIAPIPLKSREKGFAVAKLLGIETEGKAIEKICGEIADRFIDDLQRALPKEHETLKALAPKERVETWEKLDIIPISAYHECFETNNLTSHGTDSDFESHMQAFLRTVLAYSITTVVSTSLATDIVYGIPKRSTINVNLGSIVSEDCINIGINGHAPMVAFAICDIVGTPRIMEKVKKAGAKDIRLYGMCCTGGEFIERDLGIPLVAMASSAEMAVATGAFEAIVVDQQDVLPGMMPVARQFHTKVITTSPSGRKEGAIVIELDYYLKNLDKLYDLAEEILDVAIGNYQNRDPKRVYVPKVRAKVEMGFGVEEVMKLFNGSASDRKIHGLAELVKSGKIRGIVNFGSCGNIRGAVFERNQIIIAKQLIRNDVLVTCHGCSGMGLLFAGLAHSDASKLCGERLREVVEAKDIPPVLHVGACTDSTRAGQIMAFTANAAGVPNPSMPLAMVAADPAAEKTMGARYSFVLQGIETYSCVQDNTIASDRFMDYVGNRLRTMVGAGMNWDPDPYRTSEDILRMLDKKRVDLGWPVWEYTIGTKGEIEDQIPDTVEIGQNLCSIGY from the coding sequence ATGGCGGATAAGAAAAAGTATACTTATGAGGATGAGCTGACCGGTTCGAGAATGGCGCCTGATTATACTCCCGGAATGCCTCTGAAAGACCGGATCAAGCTGGTGCATCGTCTCAACTACAGCAAGGAAGAGATGGTCAAGCACACCGCCAACAAGGCGGTAGCCGAAATGGTTGATTTTATGGGCAAGCATGATATATGCAGTACCTTTGACCGGTTTGCCCAACAGCATCCGCAGTGCGGTTACGGCCTCACGGGAGCATGCTGCGCCTTTTGTTCCTATGGTCCATGCAGGGTCACGGAGAAGACTCCCCTTACCGTCTGTGGTAAGGATGTTGACCTTGTCGTGGCTGGAAATGCGTTGCGACGTCTTGCAGCTGGATTGTCTGCGCATGGTGCTCATGCCCGTGAGGTTTTTATTTCGCTCAAGGCTGCAGCTGAAGGTATCGCTCCGATTCCCTTGAAGTCCAGGGAAAAAGGGTTCGCGGTGGCGAAGCTTTTAGGTATCGAAACCGAAGGAAAGGCAATAGAAAAAATCTGTGGAGAAATAGCCGACAGGTTTATTGACGATCTGCAGCGTGCGCTCCCCAAAGAGCACGAAACGCTCAAGGCGCTTGCGCCGAAAGAACGTGTTGAAACCTGGGAGAAACTCGATATAATTCCCATAAGCGCCTACCACGAATGCTTTGAAACCAACAACCTGACAAGCCATGGCACCGACTCCGACTTCGAGAGCCACATGCAGGCGTTTCTCAGGACGGTTCTTGCCTATTCGATCACGACAGTGGTATCGACCTCGCTTGCAACCGATATCGTATACGGCATTCCGAAGCGGTCCACAATCAACGTCAACCTCGGCAGCATTGTAAGCGAAGACTGTATCAACATCGGCATCAACGGTCATGCCCCGATGGTGGCTTTCGCCATCTGCGATATCGTCGGCACGCCGAGGATCATGGAAAAGGTAAAGAAAGCCGGGGCAAAGGATATCAGGCTTTACGGCATGTGCTGTACCGGCGGTGAGTTCATCGAACGTGACCTCGGTATACCCCTCGTTGCAATGGCCTCTTCGGCCGAAATGGCGGTTGCGACCGGGGCGTTCGAGGCGATCGTCGTCGACCAGCAGGATGTTTTGCCGGGCATGATGCCGGTTGCACGGCAGTTTCATACAAAAGTTATTACCACTTCTCCTTCCGGCAGAAAAGAGGGGGCTATTGTCATTGAACTCGATTATTACCTGAAAAACCTCGACAAGCTCTACGACCTTGCCGAAGAGATCCTTGATGTCGCGATCGGCAATTACCAAAACCGTGACCCGAAAAGGGTGTATGTGCCGAAAGTAAGGGCAAAGGTCGAAATGGGGTTTGGCGTCGAAGAGGTGATGAAGCTTTTCAACGGTTCCGCTTCGGACAGGAAGATTCACGGGCTTGCCGAACTGGTGAAATCCGGGAAGATTCGCGGAATCGTCAACTTCGGTTCCTGCGGCAACATTCGCGGCGCCGTGTTCGAGCGCAACCAGATTATCATTGCCAAGCAGCTTATCAGGAACGATGTGCTGGTTACCTGTCACGGTTGTTCAGGCATGGGTCTGCTCTTTGCGGGTCTCGCCCACTCCGATGCGTCGAAGCTCTGCGGTGAGAGGCTGCGCGAGGTTGTCGAGGCAAAGGATATCCCGCCGGTACTGCATGTCGGGGCCTGCACCGACAGTACACGGGCCGGGCAGATCATGGCTTTTACGGCCAACGCAGCAGGTGTCCCCAATCCCTCCATGCCGCTCGCCATGGTTGCCGCCGACCCCGCGGCGGAAAAAACCATGGGAGCGCGGTACTCTTTTGTGCTGCAGGGAATCGAAACCTATTCCTGTGTACAGGATAACACTATTGCTTCCGACCGGTTCATGGATTATGTCGGTAACCGTCTGCGCACGATGGTTGGCGCCGGGATGAACTGGGACCCTGACCCTTACCGGACTTCGGAAGATATTTTGCGGATGCTCGACAAAAAACGCGTTGACCTTGGATGGCCGGTATGGGAATACACGATCGGAACGAAAGGAGAGATCGAGGATCAGATACCCGATACTGTGGAGATTGGGCAGAATCTCTGCTCAATCGGATACTAG
- a CDS encoding cytochrome c: MKGQTVLKALFFMAMLPLIISCETEGEKTAVSAVDISKSSSVSKEPDELQGLKLYLGYCFVCHGQSGKGNGPYAEKLSSPPADFSDSTYFGGKTDEELYDFISKGGLAHGKSMHMKPFGFQLTPEQIQNAIAFIRLVNRDGRIDAAEDQGYSGEEIYNNSCVMCHGTSGRGDGRVSKMMNISVRPLSPETLAEYSAAGLFNVVEQGFPPESTGIRSYMPAWGNTLTEKEIIDVIDYIRTFGE; the protein is encoded by the coding sequence ATGAAGGGACAGACCGTTCTCAAGGCATTATTTTTCATGGCGATGCTGCCGCTGATCATTTCGTGTGAAACGGAGGGAGAGAAGACTGCGGTATCAGCAGTAGACATCTCGAAATCCTCATCGGTATCAAAAGAGCCGGACGAACTGCAGGGATTGAAGCTTTATCTCGGCTACTGTTTCGTCTGCCACGGGCAGAGCGGCAAAGGCAACGGGCCTTACGCAGAGAAACTGTCTTCACCTCCGGCCGACTTTTCCGACAGCACCTATTTCGGCGGCAAGACGGATGAGGAACTTTATGATTTCATAAGCAAGGGTGGCCTTGCGCACGGAAAGTCAATGCATATGAAGCCGTTCGGTTTTCAGTTGACGCCTGAACAGATACAGAATGCCATTGCTTTTATACGCCTGGTGAATCGGGATGGAAGAATAGATGCAGCCGAAGATCAAGGATACAGCGGTGAGGAAATTTATAACAACTCCTGTGTCATGTGCCACGGAACATCAGGCAGGGGTGACGGGCGCGTGTCGAAAATGATGAACATCAGCGTCCGTCCGCTCTCACCGGAAACGCTTGCAGAGTACAGTGCTGCCGGACTGTTCAATGTTGTCGAGCAGGGTTTTCCCCCCGAATCGACAGGAATTCGCAGCTATATGCCTGCCTGGGGGAATACACTTACCGAAAAGGAGATCATCGACGTGATAGACTATATCAGAACGTTTGGAGAATGA
- a CDS encoding ABC transporter ATP-binding protein: MESNGRKRNALLELQNVSKVFNKDGDDVLVLKDVELTVDEGEFICVLGPTGCGKSVTLQIVAGLIEQTTGSVILDGREEHGPGPHKGMVFQEYALLPWRSVIENVEIGLELKGIDKKERRSIAMEQLATVGLAGTENQKVHEISVGMRQRVAIARALANKPRILLMDEPFEALDALTKEEMQIQILKVWKKTGTTIMFVTHDVDEAIFLSDRICVMDINPGRVKKMLDNHLPRPRHECMSRTDKEFNDMRDEIIALYSSLKDEELDLII; this comes from the coding sequence ATGGAAAGCAACGGCAGGAAACGGAATGCGCTTCTCGAGCTGCAGAACGTTTCAAAGGTTTTCAATAAGGACGGTGACGATGTTCTTGTTCTCAAGGATGTCGAACTGACGGTTGACGAGGGAGAGTTTATCTGTGTTCTCGGCCCGACAGGTTGCGGCAAATCGGTAACCTTGCAGATCGTTGCCGGGCTTATCGAGCAGACAACAGGCTCTGTGATTTTGGATGGCAGGGAGGAACATGGGCCAGGCCCACATAAAGGGATGGTCTTTCAGGAGTATGCGCTTTTGCCATGGAGAAGCGTTATCGAAAATGTCGAGATAGGTCTCGAGTTGAAAGGAATTGACAAGAAGGAGCGTCGTTCAATCGCTATGGAGCAGCTTGCAACCGTTGGTCTTGCAGGAACGGAAAACCAGAAAGTGCACGAGATTTCGGTGGGTATGCGTCAGAGGGTCGCCATAGCAAGAGCTTTGGCCAACAAACCCAGGATTCTTCTTATGGACGAGCCCTTCGAGGCGCTCGATGCGCTGACCAAGGAGGAGATGCAGATTCAGATTCTGAAGGTATGGAAGAAAACCGGTACGACCATCATGTTTGTAACCCATGATGTGGATGAAGCGATTTTTCTTTCAGACCGTATCTGTGTTATGGATATCAATCCGGGAAGAGTAAAGAAAATGCTCGATAATCATCTTCCGAGACCTCGTCACGAGTGCATGAGCAGGACCGACAAGGAGTTCAATGACATGCGCGATGAGATCATCGCCCTCTATTCCTCGCTGAAAGATGAGGAGCTCGATCTCATCATATAG
- a CDS encoding ABC transporter ATP-binding protein, translating to MAGNNNDRGQEQVSEALISLKGVTKEYQKNSQWIEAVSGCDLDIAKNEFLVIVGPTGSGKSTLLKLIAGFEKPEKGEVLLDGEPVNGPGSDRGMIFQEYALLPWRTVLQNVELGLEFQYGKRAENRELAMEYIDMVGLSYATGKFPVEMSGGMKRRASLAMILVTKPKILLMDGPFNALDSKTKLTMHTEITRIWEHEHNTIIFVTSELDEAVKLSDRIAVMNSEGRISKIFTNDLPRPRFGKAALEPEFHHRFIELREKVMNEVKAGAGKSVCDYGA from the coding sequence ATGGCTGGTAACAACAATGACAGAGGCCAGGAACAGGTATCGGAAGCGCTTATTTCGCTTAAAGGGGTAACCAAGGAGTATCAGAAAAACAGTCAGTGGATAGAGGCGGTCAGCGGATGTGATCTGGATATTGCCAAAAACGAGTTTCTGGTCATCGTTGGTCCGACAGGCAGCGGGAAGTCAACCTTGCTCAAGCTCATCGCAGGCTTTGAAAAGCCTGAAAAAGGAGAGGTGCTGCTTGATGGTGAGCCCGTCAACGGGCCGGGTTCGGACAGGGGGATGATTTTCCAGGAATATGCCCTGCTTCCATGGCGGACGGTTCTGCAGAACGTCGAGCTCGGTCTTGAGTTTCAGTACGGAAAACGTGCGGAAAACAGGGAACTCGCGATGGAGTATATCGATATGGTCGGACTCTCCTATGCAACCGGAAAGTTTCCGGTTGAAATGTCCGGCGGTATGAAACGAAGGGCTTCACTTGCCATGATTCTTGTAACGAAACCGAAGATTCTGCTGATGGACGGTCCCTTCAATGCGCTCGATTCAAAAACAAAATTGACCATGCATACCGAGATCACCAGGATATGGGAGCACGAGCACAACACGATCATCTTTGTGACCTCGGAGCTCGATGAGGCGGTTAAACTCAGTGACAGGATTGCGGTGATGAACAGTGAAGGGAGGATATCGAAAATCTTTACAAACGATTTACCGCGGCCAAGATTCGGCAAGGCGGCGCTCGAGCCTGAATTTCATCACCGTTTTATCGAACTGCGCGAGAAGGTGATGAACGAGGTTAAAGCCGGGGCCGGCAAGTCAGTCTGTGATTACGGTGCGTGA
- a CDS encoding ABC transporter permease, producing MAKKQQSRNGGTQAFLADRSFYVLGVFLFLLIWQAASMLKLFGDDFSEAFSPFSAFLALIEMAKDGDIVHHAVPSLRRVLVSLVMAIIFALPVGVLVGYFKRLEQLTYVPFQFMRMISPLAWMPIAIIIFGVGDVSVTFLLWLVAIWPLILNTVHGAGRVSPLWLNMAKTMGAGDKGILTKIIIPAAIPDMLTGLRLAVGVSWIILVPAEMLGVPDGLGYFILDTRDRFRYDQLMATIFIIGLIGYLLDSANRWLISKFAWKI from the coding sequence CGGCACACAGGCATTTCTTGCCGACAGGAGTTTCTATGTGCTGGGCGTGTTCCTGTTTCTGCTTATTTGGCAGGCGGCAAGTATGCTGAAGCTCTTCGGCGATGATTTCAGTGAGGCTTTTTCGCCTTTCTCTGCTTTTCTTGCACTGATTGAGATGGCAAAAGACGGTGATATTGTTCATCACGCAGTACCGAGTTTGCGAAGGGTGCTGGTCAGCCTTGTCATGGCTATTATTTTTGCGCTTCCGGTCGGTGTGCTTGTTGGTTATTTCAAGCGGCTCGAACAGCTTACCTATGTCCCGTTTCAGTTCATGCGCATGATCTCGCCACTGGCATGGATGCCTATTGCAATCATCATCTTCGGTGTCGGCGATGTCTCGGTGACGTTTTTGCTCTGGCTAGTGGCTATCTGGCCTCTCATTCTCAATACCGTCCATGGTGCGGGCAGGGTCAGTCCGCTCTGGCTGAACATGGCCAAAACCATGGGGGCAGGTGACAAGGGGATTCTGACAAAAATCATCATTCCTGCCGCAATTCCCGACATGCTGACAGGATTAAGGCTCGCCGTAGGTGTGAGCTGGATCATTCTCGTTCCGGCGGAAATGCTCGGTGTTCCCGACGGACTCGGTTACTTCATCCTTGATACCAGGGACCGTTTCCGTTATGATCAGTTGATGGCAACAATATTCATTATCGGTTTAATCGGGTATCTGCTGGATTCGGCCAATCGTTGGCTGATCAGCAAGTTTGCCTGGAAAATCTGA